ATTCGGGCCGGACGCGGCGTGCGGGGATGGTCCGGGCCGTTTTGCAAGTCTTCGGGCTTGGCGGATGGCGGTCGGCAGCGTATAAGCCGCCCGTTTCGCGGCGGGCCCCGGTCCGGCGAGGCCTCGCCGGCCGAGGTCCTGCCCGGGGGCGAAAGTCAAGGACGCGTATCATGATCACATTGCCTCCCGATTACCGCCCCTCGGAAGACGAGGAATTCATGAATCCGCTACAGGTGGAATATTTCCGCCAGAAGCTGCTGAAGTGGCGGGCGGATCTGCTGAAGGAAGCGGATGAGACCCTGGCGAGCCTGTCCGAAGGCGGGATTCACGAGGCCGACATTACCGACCGCGCCAGTGTCGAGACCGACCGCGCGCTGGAACTGCGCACCCGCGACCGTGCGC
This genomic stretch from Gluconacetobacter diazotrophicus PA1 5 harbors:
- the dksA gene encoding RNA polymerase-binding protein DksA, coding for MITLPPDYRPSEDEEFMNPLQVEYFRQKLLKWRADLLKEADETLASLSEGGIHEADITDRASVETDRALELRTRDRARKLISKINQALLRVENGSYGFCEETGEPIGLKRLEARPIATLSIEAQERHERMEKIHRDD